DNA sequence from the Neisseria mucosa genome:
AATGCGCCGCCATGGGTTGCAAAATATTCTTTCAAGAAAGCACGCGCTTCTTCTACGCCCTCGCCACCCATTTTCAAGATCAAATGGTGTTCATATTTATCCCGATAGTTGCGCATAGATTTCGGCAAGTGATCAGGCAAAATCTTGCTGATCAGTTGCATGAATTTATCAGAGAAGTGTTTTGGTAAGAAACTTATCTTTTTGCTGAATCTATCCACACGGGCTTTCAGATCAAACAGTTTCGGAAGTTGGTGGGTACCGAACGTCTTGATGATATAAAAAGTGTCTTTGCCATAAACAGCAGCAATATCAAAAGCATGACGATGGATATACTCACCGGAAACAGGCAGGTTTTTAAACTCGCTCAAAGCGGCGCGGCGAATATCGGTCAGCTCATTAATATCATTGGTGCCGATATAAAAAACGGCAGTCTGTTTTTCTTGCGGGAAAGTATCCAATCGCACGGCAAACACCATCAGCTTGCCCGCGCAACCTGATGCTTCGTAGTGACGCGCAGGGTCGGCATTAAAACGGGCGGCAGTCGGTTCATTCACTTGGCGGACATGATCGCAGTACGCATGGTCATGCCCTTTGCCTGCATCTTGAACAATGTCTTTTTTCTGATAATGAAAACCTTGCAGATTGGTCAGAATTTCTTCAGGAGTTTCACCCAAATCAATGCCCAGATGGTTGACCAGCTCCAGTTTGCCCTCTTCGTTGATTTGCGCAAACAGGGCCATTTCCGTATAAGCCGGACCACGCTGTACCAAAGCGCCGCCTGAGTTATTACATACGCCGCCCAATACGGATGCGCCGATACAGGACGAGCCGATCACGGAATGCGGCTCACGGCCTAAAGGTTTCAGCAGCAGCTCCAATTGATTCAGAGTAGAACCGGGCAGGCAGACAACTTGTTCGTTATTATTAATCGGCTGAATGATGTTCAGACGCATGGTATTCACAATCACGATATCGCGGTCGTAATCATTACCGTCAGGAGTCGAGCCGCCGGTCAGGCCAGTATTGGCAGCCTGCGTAATCACAATGACATCAGCCTCAACACACGCCTGCAAAATTTGCCACATTTCCAAAACCGTACCCGGACGGACAACCGCCAGCGCCTTGCCTTCGCCAAAACGGTAGCCTTGGCGGTATTGTTCGGTTTTTGCCGGGTCTGTGATGATGTATTTTTCGCCGACAGTTTGCGTCAGCCGGCTGATTAATTGCGTAGCATTCATTGCATACTCCTTGAGAGATTAATATATTTATTAGATTGCAAACATTGTAGTAATCCCTTTTATCAAAGTAAAGGCAAAACCCATTTTTAAATTCATCATTCAAATAAACAAAAGGCCGTCTGAAATTTTCAGACGGCCTTTTGTTTCAAGCTTGAACAATCAAATTATTCAGCTGCTTTCTCTTCGCGAGCAGGCGCTTCCAGCAAAGCTTTGATAGACAGACGTACGCGGCCGCGGTCGTCTACTTCCAATGCTTTCACGTTCACAACCTGACCTACTTGCAGGTAGTCGCTGACATTGCGTACGCGCTCGTGGGCGATTTGGCTGATGTGTACCAAACCGTCTTTGCCCGGCATTACGCTGACAATCGCGCCGACGTTGTTGTCGAGGATTTTAACCACAGTACCTTCGTACACTTTGCCCACTTCCACTTCGGCAGTGATTTCTTCGATGCGTTTTTTCGCTGCATCGCCTGCTTCTTGAGTAGTCGCAGCGATAGTGATGGTACCGTCTTCAGCGATGTTGATTTCAGTACCGGTTTCAGCGGTAATCGAACGGATGGTTTCGCCGCCTTTACCAATCACATCACGGATTTTATCTTGGTTGATTTTCATGGTGAACAAGCGTGGCGCGTGTGCAGACAGCTCTTGCGGGCCTGCAACGGCGGCTTTCATTTGTTCCAAGATGTGCAAACGTGCTTCTTTGGCTTGAGCCAAAGCGATTTGCATGATTTCTTTGGTAATACCTTGGATTTTGATGTCCATTTGCAACGCGGTCACACCTTCGGTTGTACCGGCTACTTTAAAGTCCATATCGCCCAAATGGTCTTCGTCGCCCAAGATGTCGGTCAGGACAGCGAATTTGTTGTTATCCAAAATCAGACCCATGGCGATACCGGCAACGTGTGCTTTTAAAGGCACACCGGCAGACAGCAGACTCAAGCAGCCGCCGCAGACGGAAGCCATAGAGGAAGAGCCGTTGGATTCGGTAATTTCAGAAACCACGCGCATGGTGTAGCTGAAATCTTCAGGTTCTGGCAATACGGCCAACAACGCACGTTTAGCCAAGCGGCCGTGACCGATTTCACGACGTTTTGGCGCGCCTACGCGACCCACTTCGCCGGTAGAGTATGGCGGGAAGTTGTAGTGCAGCATGAAGCGGTCGGTGTATTCACCGGACAGCGCATCAATGATTTGTTCGTCGCGTGAAGTACCCAAAGTTGCAACCGCCAAAGCTTGGGTTTCGCCACGGGTAAACAGTGCGGAACCGTGCGTGCGCGGCAGTACGCCGGTTTGAATGTTCAACGGACGGACGGTGCGGGTGTCGCGACCGTCGATACGAGGTTGGCCGTCCAAAATTTGGCTGCGGACAACATCGGCTTCCAAGTGTTTGAAAATGCCTTTGATTTCGTTGGCTGCCAAAGTGTCGGTTTCTTCGGTAATCAACGCTTCTTTTACAGCATTCCAAGCTTCGTCCAATTTGGCAGAACGCGCTTGTTTTTGACGGATTTTGAATGCTTCTTTAATGGTTTCGCCGGCAATTTCGCGTACTTTGGCCACCAATTCTTCATTGGTTTCAGGTGCTTTCCAATCCCAAACTTCCGGATTGACTTCATCGGCAAACTCATTGATGGCATTAATGGCCACTTGCATTTGATCGTGACCGTAAACAACCGCGCCCAGCATCACTTCTTCAGACAAGATGTCGGCTTCGGATTCCACCATCAACACGGCTTTGGAAGTACCGGCAACCACCAAGTCCAATTGTGATTTCGCCAATTCGGCTTTAGTCGGGTTCAAAACGTACACGCCGTTTACATAACCCACGCGTGCCGCGCCAATCGGACCGGCAAACGGTACGCCGCTCAACACCAGCGCGGCAGACGCGCCCAGCATGGCAGGAATGTCAGAATCGATTTCAGGGTCAACAGACACGACCATCGCTACGATTTGGATGTCGTGGTAGAAACCTTCAGGGAACAGAGGACGAATCGGACGGTCAATCAGACGGCTGGTCAGGATTTCTTTTTCGCTTTGTTTGCCTTCGCGTTTGAAGAAACCGCCGGGGATTTTACCTGCTGCGTAAGTACGCTCGAGGTAATCGACAGTCAGAGGGAAGAAGTCTTGGCCTTCTTTCACTTCTTTGTTGGTGGTAACGGCAACCAAAACAACGGTGTCGCCCATGGATACTTTAACGGCAGCAGCGGCTTGGCGGGCAATTTCGCCGGTTTCCAAAGTAACGGTTTGATTACCGTATTGGAAGGTCTTAGCGTGTTTATTGAACATCATTGTTCCTTTCAAAATACCGCACTGCTAAAACACTAATAATGCACACTAAAATCCGAATGTGCATAGTTAGGGTTTCAGACCGTGCGGCAGGTTATAAACAAGCTTTCAGACGGCCTTTTCGGACGCTGAAAACAACTCTCGATTATAAAGGCAACTATCCTTAAAATCCAGTATTGATACAATAAAAAGGCCATCTGAAACATATCCTTTTCAGACGGCCTTCAAACTTAAAAATTAATCCTGAGTCAGCAAAGTCAATGCTTCCTGATATTTCTCGACCGTTTTCTGAATCACATCGGCAGGCACTTTAGGCGCAGGCGCTTTTTTGTTCCAACCGCTTTGCTCCAGCCAGTCACGGACAAACTGTTTGTCAAAAGACGGCGGATTGGTGCCGACTTTGTATTGATCGGCAGGCCAAAAACGGCTGGAGTCAGGCGTCAACACTTCGTCCATCAAAGTCAGCGTGCCTTCTTCATCTAAACCAAATTCAAATTTAGTGTCGCAAATAATGATACCGCAGGATTTGGCATATTCAGCCGCTTCCGTATAAAGCTGAATCGCCTTGGCGCGTACTTCCGCCGCCAGCTCTTTGCCGATAATGCGTTCGCATTCTTCAAAGCTGATGTTTTCATCATGATCGCCGACTGCGGCTTTGGTTGACGGCGTAAAAATCACTTCGGGCAATTGCTGCGCTTCCTGCATACCTTCAGGCAGTTGAATACCGCAAACAGAACCGGTTTTTTGATAATCTTTCCAACCGCTGCCTGCCAGATAACCGCGCACAATGGCCTCTACTTTCACCGGAGTGAGTTTTTTAGCCACAACGGCGCGTTTCTCCAAAGCTTTGGCTTCGTTTTCAGGCAAAACATCGTAAACCGTTTGGCCGGTAAAATGGTTAGGCATGATATGAGCCAGTTTTTTAAACCAAAAATTGGAAATCTGCGTCAGAATCTCCCCTTTACCCGGAATCGGATCATCCAAAATCACATCGAATGCAGACAGACGGTCGGAAGCAACCATCAACATACGTTTATCGTCAATTTCGTACAAATCGCGGACTTTGCCGGAGTAGATTTTTTTCAAGCTGATTTCAGACATTTCGGGTATCTCTTTGGTAAACAGAAGAATTTGGTATTTTAGCCCAATTTAGCATCTTTCGTCAGATTGTTTACAAAATAAAGGCCGTCTGAAACCTTATAGCTCGGTTTCAGACGGCCTTAGCCTTTGATTTTAGGGATAAACCCTAAAAACCATCATCCTATCAGATGGCAGGAGCCTGAGTCTGATCTTGGATTTGGTTCACAGCAGACAGAGAGTAGTAGTCGCCGTGGCCGGTTACTTGGTAAGTGCTACCGTCAGCAAACTTGAAGTTTTCAACTTTGTGATCGTTACCGGTGAACCAGTCATCGATGGTGATGCTGTCGTTAGTACCGACAGAAACAGTCAGGTTAGCACCTGATTTGCTCAGCAATACGTCAGAAGCTGCAACGCCTTTACCGAACAACAAGGTGTCATTACCGCTTTCTTCACGGATAGTGTCGTGACCGTAACCTTTGTCGAAGAAGTAAGTATCGTTACCGGTACCGCCGATCAGGATGTCGTTGCCGACGCCGCCGTCGAGGTAGTCGTTACCGTCTTTACCCACCAGGCAGTCGTCGCCGGCCAAACCGTACAGATGGTTGTCGCCGCCGTTGCCTTCGATGTTGTTGTTCAAAGAGTTACCGGTACCGTTCAGGTTTTGCATACCTTGCAAAATCAGGTTTTCAACGTGATCGGTCAAGGTGTAGTCAATAACGGTACGGACAGTATCGATACCGGCGTGTGCATTACCGTACTCGATAACTTGGTCGTTGGCATTGTCAACGAAGTAAACGTCGTTACCGTCGCCACCGCGCATGATGTCCGCGCCGGAACCACCGTTCAGGTAGTCGTTACCGGCACCACCTTGCAGGTAGTCTTTACCTTCTTCACCGTACAGAGAGTCGCCGTCGGCATCACCGTAAATGGTGTCGTTACCGGCACCGGCGTAGATTACGTCTGTGCCGTTGCCACCGTAGATGATGTCTTCGCAAGCAGTACCATAGATGGTATCTTTAGCATCAGTACCGCGGATAACGTTGCCGTCTTTGCAGTCTTCAGCTCGGATGACATTACCTGGGTTTTTGTCTTCGTGACCGTATGAGTTGTTTTGGTTATGGTCGTCAACACAGTCTTTGCAGTCTGGCTCAGGTTTTGGTTCTGGTTTAGGCTCAGGTTTTGGCTCTGGCTTAGGCTCAGGTTTTGGTTCTGGTTTCGGCTCAGGTTTTGGTTCTGGCTTAGGCTCAGGTTTTGGTTCTGGTTGCGGTTCTGGTTGTGGCTCAGGTTTAGGCTCAGGTTTTGGTTGAGGCTTAGGCTGAGGTTTAGGTTGTGGTTTTGGACATGGGATCGGTTTGATTGGCTCGCAGTTGTAAGGTGGGCAAACCGGAACACATTTGTAGTTAGGCGTTTTTGCCGGTGGGCAGAAAGCCGCAATAGCAGAAACCAAACCGGTTACCGCGTTAACTACTGACACGCCGACGCTGGCAATGCTAGCGATGCTGCCGATAGAAACAGAAGATTTTGCTGCAGGAGCGCAGTAGTAAGAAGAGTAGGAAGCCTTAGGCGCAGGAGCGCAGTAAGAACTAACCAGGGGTCTAGTATAATACCCCCCGTAACAGTATGCCATAATAATTACTCCCAAAAGTTAATAAAATATTGGGTTGACGGAACGAGCAAATCCGCCCTTGCCCAATTATTATTTTAGTAATATTTTGCAAAATATTTACTCAAAAATATCAAACGGTAGAATTTACCGACAAAAGGACAGAAGCTCCCCTAATTTTAAATACCATTATCCTAACAATCATAAAAACATTAACATTGATTCACAATCTCTTAACCAATATAACTGCTTAATCCATCTAGTTAAAACCTATATTTTAACTATAGTTATAGTATATTATTAAAATATTGATAAATAGTTACATTATAGGTAGATAATATCGACTACTTACTCAAACACGGCCCTGTTTGTATTTTGTTCGATGCTAATAATGTGAATTTGTCGTACTTACACTATAATGACGCAGACACCTATTTAACAGCCATCAGAGGAGATACTCAACCATGCGTACTTTATTGACCGGAGCCAAAGGCCAGCTTGCCCGTTGTCTGCGCGACCACCTGCCCGAAGATTGGGAACTGATTGCTACCGATTCGACTTCACTGGACATTACCGATACCGAAGCCGTACATCACATGATCAAAAATTTCCAACCCGATGCCATCGTTAATGCCGCAGCTTACACTGCCGTCGATAAAGCGGAAGAAAACGCAGAGGCTGCTTTTGCCGTCAACGCAAGCGCTGTTCACAACTTAGCCGCAGCCGCCCGCGCCGCGCATGCCCGCTTTATCCATATTTCCACCGACTATGTATTCGACGGCGAAGGCAAACGCCCTTACCGCGAAACCGACTACACCAATCCGCGCAGCACTTACGGTCAATCCAAAGTAGCGGGCGAACTTTTGGCTTTGGCCGCGCATCCGGAAAGCATTATTATTCGCACCTCATGGCTGTTTAGCGAATACGGCAGCAATTTCGTCAAAACCATGTTGCGCCTTGCCAAAGAACGCGATTCCCTCTCCGTCGTTCACGACCAAACCGGCTGTCCGACTTATGCAGGCGATTTGGCACACGCCATTATCGAATTATTACAACAACCCACCTCCCCACGCGGCATCTTCCATTACTGTGGCAATAAATCGGCAACATGGTACGAATTTACCAAAGCCATCTTTCAGACGGCCCAACAATTAGACGACAGCTTCCGCATTCCGGAACTGAACGCGATTACTACCGATCAATATCCCCTGCCTGCTCCGCGTCCGGCATACAGCATCATGGATTGCTCACGCCTGGAGACCGAGTTCGGTATCAAACCGTCCGACTGGCAAAAAGCCCTGCGCGAAATTCTCCGCAAAATCGACTGATAAGCTGATTCATCTATATTAAGGCCGTCTGAAACATATTTTCAGACGGCCTTTTTGTTTCTTTTATATATATCAAAAGCTTTATCTATCCAGTCTGTCATTTGAAAAGTGCTACAATAGCCGTTTATTTTATTTTTCAGACGGCCTGACAATATGTGCAACCATCATCCCAAACATTCACACGATAATGACACCATCCGCATCCGCGGCGCGCGTACACATAATTTAAAAAATGTCGATTTGGACATTCCGCGTCACAAGCTCGTGGTGGTAACAGGATTGTCAGGCAGCGGCAAATCATCGCTGGCGTTTGATACGCTGTATGCCGAAGGGCAGCGGCGTTATGTCGAGAGCCTGTCCGCCTATGCCCGTCAATTTTTGCAGATGATGGACAAACCCGATGTCGATTTGATCGAAGGCCTGTCGCCCGCGATTTCCATCGAGCAGAAATCCACCAGCCACAATCCGCGTTCCACCGTCGGCACGGTAACGGAAATCCATGATTACCTGCGCCTTTTGTACGCCCGCGTCGGCACGCCGTATTGCCCCGAACACAATCTGCCGTTGTCCAGCCAAACCGTATCGCAGATGGTCGATGCCGTGTTGAAGCTGCGGGAAGACACGCGCGTGATGATTTTGGCGCCGGCGGTGCGCGAGCGTAAGGGCGAGTTTGTCGATTTCTTTGCCGACTTGCAGGCGCAGGGTTTTGCGCGTGTACGCGTGGACGGCGAGGTCTATCAGTTGGATGAAGTGCCGAAGCTGGAAAAAAACATCAAACACAATATTGACGTGGTCATCGACCGCGTGAAAGTAAAAGCCGACATCAAACAACGTCTGGCGGAAAGTTTTGAAACCGCGCTGCGTCACGGCAACGAGCGCGCGCTGGCAATGGAAATGGACAGCGGCGAAGAGCATTGGTTCTCCGCGCGTTTCGCCTGCCCCGTATGTTCATACAGCCTGCCTGAATTAGAGCCTCGCCTGTTTTCGTTCAACAACCCGATGGGTTCCTGCCCGACTTGCGACGGCTTGGGCAACACCAATTTCTTCGACCCCGAAAAAGTGGTCGCCCATCCCGAATTATCCTTAGCAGCAGGTGCGATTGACGGCTGGGATAAGCGCAACCAATTCTATTTCCAAATGATTCAATCGCTGGCGCATCATTATAAATTTGATGTCAACGCCGCTTGGGAAAGCCTACCGGAAAAAGTGAAAAAAGTCGTGTTGCACGGATCGGGCAAAGAAGTCATCGACTTTACCTATCTATCCGAACGCGGCACCACCTTCAACCGCAGCCACGCCTTCGAAGGCATCATCCCCAATCTCGAACGCCGCTACCGCGAAACCGACAGCGAAACCGTGCGCGAAAAACTGCGTGAATACCAAAACCACCGCGCCTGCCCAAGCTGCGGCGGCGCACGTTTACGCAAAGAAGCCCGCTACGTTTACGTCAGCGGCGAACCGTTGCACGAAGTTTCCGCCTGGCCGCTGACCAAAACCCACCAATTCTTTGAAACGCTGGATTTGGACGGCAACAAAAAACAAATTGCTGAAAAAATCCTCAAAGAAATTACCGAGCGGCTCGGCTTCCTGATTAATGTCGGGCTGGATTACCTGAATCTCTCCCGCTCCGCCGAAACCCTTTCCGGCGGCGAAGCCCAGCGCATCCGCCTCGCCAGCCAAATCGGCAGCGGCCTGACCGGCGTGATGTACGTTTTGGACGAACCCTCCATCG
Encoded proteins:
- the dld gene encoding D-lactate dehydrogenase, coding for MNATQLISRLTQTVGEKYIITDPAKTEQYRQGYRFGEGKALAVVRPGTVLEMWQILQACVEADVIVITQAANTGLTGGSTPDGNDYDRDIVIVNTMRLNIIQPINNNEQVVCLPGSTLNQLELLLKPLGREPHSVIGSSCIGASVLGGVCNNSGGALVQRGPAYTEMALFAQINEEGKLELVNHLGIDLGETPEEILTNLQGFHYQKKDIVQDAGKGHDHAYCDHVRQVNEPTAARFNADPARHYEASGCAGKLMVFAVRLDTFPQEKQTAVFYIGTNDINELTDIRRAALSEFKNLPVSGEYIHRHAFDIAAVYGKDTFYIIKTFGTHQLPKLFDLKARVDRFSKKISFLPKHFSDKFMQLISKILPDHLPKSMRNYRDKYEHHLILKMGGEGVEEARAFLKEYFATHGGAFFECNAEETQAAMLHRFAVASAAIRYRSVHDDEVEDLVALDIALRRDDRDWFETLPPEIDNKIIHKLYYGHFMCHVFHQDYIIKKGNDCMALEHEMLHLLDQRGAQYPAEHNVGHLYEAKPELKQFYKKLDPTNSFNPGIGKTSKKKNWAE
- the pnp gene encoding polyribonucleotide nucleotidyltransferase, with translation MMFNKHAKTFQYGNQTVTLETGEIARQAAAAVKVSMGDTVVLVAVTTNKEVKEGQDFFPLTVDYLERTYAAGKIPGGFFKREGKQSEKEILTSRLIDRPIRPLFPEGFYHDIQIVAMVVSVDPEIDSDIPAMLGASAALVLSGVPFAGPIGAARVGYVNGVYVLNPTKAELAKSQLDLVVAGTSKAVLMVESEADILSEEVMLGAVVYGHDQMQVAINAINEFADEVNPEVWDWKAPETNEELVAKVREIAGETIKEAFKIRQKQARSAKLDEAWNAVKEALITEETDTLAANEIKGIFKHLEADVVRSQILDGQPRIDGRDTRTVRPLNIQTGVLPRTHGSALFTRGETQALAVATLGTSRDEQIIDALSGEYTDRFMLHYNFPPYSTGEVGRVGAPKRREIGHGRLAKRALLAVLPEPEDFSYTMRVVSEITESNGSSSMASVCGGCLSLLSAGVPLKAHVAGIAMGLILDNNKFAVLTDILGDEDHLGDMDFKVAGTTEGVTALQMDIKIQGITKEIMQIALAQAKEARLHILEQMKAAVAGPQELSAHAPRLFTMKINQDKIRDVIGKGGETIRSITAETGTEINIAEDGTITIAATTQEAGDAAKKRIEEITAEVEVGKVYEGTVVKILDNNVGAIVSVMPGKDGLVHISQIAHERVRNVSDYLQVGQVVNVKALEVDDRGRVRLSIKALLEAPAREEKAAE
- a CDS encoding phosphoribosylaminoimidazolesuccinocarboxamide synthase, whose product is MSEISLKKIYSGKVRDLYEIDDKRMLMVASDRLSAFDVILDDPIPGKGEILTQISNFWFKKLAHIMPNHFTGQTVYDVLPENEAKALEKRAVVAKKLTPVKVEAIVRGYLAGSGWKDYQKTGSVCGIQLPEGMQEAQQLPEVIFTPSTKAAVGDHDENISFEECERIIGKELAAEVRAKAIQLYTEAAEYAKSCGIIICDTKFEFGLDEEGTLTLMDEVLTPDSSRFWPADQYKVGTNPPSFDKQFVRDWLEQSGWNKKAPAPKVPADVIQKTVEKYQEALTLLTQD
- a CDS encoding calcium-binding protein, translating into MAYCYGGYYTRPLVSSYCAPAPKASYSSYYCAPAAKSSVSIGSIASIASVGVSVVNAVTGLVSAIAAFCPPAKTPNYKCVPVCPPYNCEPIKPIPCPKPQPKPQPKPQPKPEPKPEPQPEPQPEPKPEPKPEPKPEPKPEPKPEPKPEPKPEPKPEPKPEPDCKDCVDDHNQNNSYGHEDKNPGNVIRAEDCKDGNVIRGTDAKDTIYGTACEDIIYGGNGTDVIYAGAGNDTIYGDADGDSLYGEEGKDYLQGGAGNDYLNGGSGADIMRGGDGNDVYFVDNANDQVIEYGNAHAGIDTVRTVIDYTLTDHVENLILQGMQNLNGTGNSLNNNIEGNGGDNHLYGLAGDDCLVGKDGNDYLDGGVGNDILIGGTGNDTYFFDKGYGHDTIREESGNDTLLFGKGVAASDVLLSKSGANLTVSVGTNDSITIDDWFTGNDHKVENFKFADGSTYQVTGHGDYYSLSAVNQIQDQTQAPAI
- the rfbD gene encoding dTDP-4-dehydrorhamnose reductase, whose product is MRTLLTGAKGQLARCLRDHLPEDWELIATDSTSLDITDTEAVHHMIKNFQPDAIVNAAAYTAVDKAEENAEAAFAVNASAVHNLAAAARAAHARFIHISTDYVFDGEGKRPYRETDYTNPRSTYGQSKVAGELLALAAHPESIIIRTSWLFSEYGSNFVKTMLRLAKERDSLSVVHDQTGCPTYAGDLAHAIIELLQQPTSPRGIFHYCGNKSATWYEFTKAIFQTAQQLDDSFRIPELNAITTDQYPLPAPRPAYSIMDCSRLETEFGIKPSDWQKALREILRKID
- the uvrA gene encoding excinuclease ABC subunit UvrA; this translates as MCNHHPKHSHDNDTIRIRGARTHNLKNVDLDIPRHKLVVVTGLSGSGKSSLAFDTLYAEGQRRYVESLSAYARQFLQMMDKPDVDLIEGLSPAISIEQKSTSHNPRSTVGTVTEIHDYLRLLYARVGTPYCPEHNLPLSSQTVSQMVDAVLKLREDTRVMILAPAVRERKGEFVDFFADLQAQGFARVRVDGEVYQLDEVPKLEKNIKHNIDVVIDRVKVKADIKQRLAESFETALRHGNERALAMEMDSGEEHWFSARFACPVCSYSLPELEPRLFSFNNPMGSCPTCDGLGNTNFFDPEKVVAHPELSLAAGAIDGWDKRNQFYFQMIQSLAHHYKFDVNAAWESLPEKVKKVVLHGSGKEVIDFTYLSERGTTFNRSHAFEGIIPNLERRYRETDSETVREKLREYQNHRACPSCGGARLRKEARYVYVSGEPLHEVSAWPLTKTHQFFETLDLDGNKKQIAEKILKEITERLGFLINVGLDYLNLSRSAETLSGGEAQRIRLASQIGSGLTGVMYVLDEPSIGLHQRDNDRLLATLKRLRDLGNSVIVVEHDEDAIREADFVVDMGPGAGEHGGNVLIADTPENVAKCEKSVTGQYLSGKKSIAVPSERTPVNPDRMLVLKGARGNNLKNVTLELPLGLITCITGVSGSGKSTLINDTLAKITARELNRAQEEPAPYDDIHGLEHLDKVINVDQSPIGRTPRSNPATYTGLFTPIRELFAGVPLSRERGYNVGRFSFNVKGGRCEACQGDGVIKVEMHFLPDVYVPCEVCHGKRYNRETLEIQYKGKNISQVLDMTVEEAREFFDAVPTVSRKLQTLMDVGLGYIRLGQSATTLSGGEAQRVKLALELSKRDTGRTLYILDEPTTGLHFADIALLLEVIGRLKGKGNSIVIIEHNLDVIKTADWIVDLGPEGGDGGGRIIACGSPEQVAKVKGSYTGKYLKVVL